The following proteins come from a genomic window of Corynebacterium sp. P4-C1:
- a CDS encoding prephenate dehydrogenase has translation MRDLDAAGLPVYGYNHSRSGTRAATREGFDVSDDLSRVLSRASSDGALIVLAVPMHAVEDVLDSITMYAPNCGVTDVVSVKKPVDELIKERGMQSRYVGGHPMSGTEDSGWGASRVGLFTRAAWAITYDYATECEDAGQRVPAGWVDLFGQVCELARVCGAEAVPVSVDKHDEAVARVSHLPHVLAEALAVVGDRGGTLAQSLAAGSFRGATRVAGTEPELVRAMCETNADAVVKTLDEIIPLLQDARASLASPRPDLEQLVGAGYRAVTRMGARKGARAESVSPVKISSRPVMRIQLGADGWVKALRQTESLGGRIDVF, from the coding sequence ATGCGCGACCTCGACGCCGCCGGGCTGCCCGTGTACGGCTACAACCACTCACGTTCCGGTACGCGCGCCGCGACACGCGAAGGCTTCGACGTTTCCGACGATCTGTCACGGGTGCTCTCCCGCGCCTCCTCCGACGGGGCGCTCATCGTCCTCGCCGTGCCGATGCACGCGGTGGAAGATGTCCTCGACTCGATCACGATGTACGCCCCGAACTGCGGTGTGACCGATGTCGTCAGCGTGAAAAAGCCCGTCGACGAGCTAATCAAGGAGCGCGGCATGCAATCGCGCTACGTCGGCGGCCACCCGATGTCCGGCACCGAGGACTCCGGCTGGGGAGCATCCCGTGTCGGCCTGTTCACCCGCGCCGCCTGGGCGATCACCTACGACTACGCCACCGAGTGCGAGGACGCCGGCCAGCGCGTTCCCGCGGGGTGGGTGGACCTGTTCGGCCAGGTCTGCGAACTCGCCCGGGTGTGCGGTGCCGAAGCTGTCCCGGTGTCCGTGGATAAGCACGACGAGGCCGTCGCCCGCGTGTCCCACCTGCCGCACGTGCTGGCTGAAGCACTCGCAGTCGTCGGCGACCGCGGCGGCACCCTCGCCCAGTCGCTTGCCGCGGGCTCTTTCCGCGGCGCCACCCGCGTGGCCGGCACCGAACCGGAGCTCGTCCGCGCCATGTGCGAGACCAACGCCGATGCCGTTGTGAAGACCCTCGACGAGATCATCCCTCTGCTGCAGGACGCCCGCGCATCGCTCGCCTCCCCGCGCCCCGACCTGGAGCAGCTCGTCGGCGCCGGCTACCGAGCCGTGACCCGCATGGGCGCGCGCAAGGGAGCCCGGGCGGAATCCGTCTCGCCGGTGAAGATCTCCTCCCGCCCCGTCATGCGCATCCAGCTCGGTGCCGACGGGTGGGTCAAAGCCCTGCGCCAGACAGAGTCGCTGGGCGGGCGCATCGACGTGTTCTAG
- a CDS encoding IS481 family transposase — MNSPNRNLAIVKAVRDQGEPVIKVAKRFGISRQRVYKILAEFDAGGAEAIAPKSRAPHTHPNAVPDSLRNYIIDMRKELTKAGLDAGPDTIAFHLDRQGLRTPSTSTIRRIITDAGLVDPQPQKKPRSSYIRFEAAMPNECWQADITYLFLIDGRRVEVLDFIDDHSRYLLSITARPAFTGPAVAAELQRLIDTYGPPASTLTDNGLVFTARLAGRKGGRNAFEKVLTDNCIQQKNGRPGHPQTQGKIERFHQTLKRWINAQPPAETIPHLQRQLNEFAAYYNTERPHRSLGRRTPQQAYTTGPKAEPNHTPEEEWRVRNDVVAPSGKVTIRYAGRLYSLGIGRAYYGEEVLMVITDNHITTSLKETGEPIAEHYIDTSRNYQKAYWRKGQPPLT, encoded by the coding sequence ATGAACAGCCCGAACCGCAACCTTGCCATCGTCAAAGCCGTCCGTGATCAAGGTGAACCAGTCATCAAAGTCGCCAAACGCTTCGGCATCTCCCGCCAGCGCGTCTACAAGATTCTTGCCGAGTTCGACGCCGGCGGCGCAGAGGCCATCGCCCCGAAATCCCGCGCACCGCACACCCACCCAAATGCCGTGCCGGACAGCTTGCGCAACTACATCATCGACATGCGCAAAGAACTCACCAAAGCAGGACTCGACGCAGGCCCAGACACCATCGCCTTCCACCTAGACAGGCAGGGGCTTCGCACCCCGTCAACATCAACGATCCGCCGCATCATCACTGACGCCGGACTCGTCGACCCGCAACCACAAAAGAAACCACGCAGCTCCTACATCAGGTTTGAAGCCGCCATGCCCAACGAATGCTGGCAAGCCGACATCACCTACCTCTTCCTCATCGACGGCAGACGCGTAGAAGTCCTCGACTTCATCGACGACCACTCCCGCTACCTGCTATCAATCACCGCCCGGCCAGCATTTACAGGCCCAGCAGTCGCAGCAGAACTCCAACGCCTCATCGACACCTACGGCCCACCGGCATCCACGCTCACTGACAACGGGCTGGTGTTCACCGCCCGGTTAGCCGGACGAAAAGGCGGCCGCAACGCTTTTGAGAAAGTCCTCACCGACAACTGCATCCAACAGAAAAACGGCCGGCCAGGACACCCACAAACTCAAGGCAAAATCGAACGCTTCCACCAAACACTCAAACGCTGGATCAACGCCCAACCACCCGCCGAAACCATCCCCCACCTTCAACGACAACTCAACGAATTCGCCGCCTACTACAACACCGAACGCCCCCACAGATCACTTGGGCGGCGCACCCCACAACAGGCATACACAACAGGACCCAAGGCCGAACCCAACCACACCCCCGAAGAAGAATGGCGCGTCCGCAACGATGTCGTCGCCCCCAGCGGCAAAGTCACCATCCGCTACGCCGGCAGGCTCTACAGCCTAGGAATCGGACGCGCCTACTACGGCGAAGAAGTCCTGATGGTCATCACCGACAACCACATCACAACATCACTAAAAGAAACCGGCGAACCCATCGCCGAGCACTACATCGACACATCCCGCAATTACCAAAAAGCCTACTGGCGAAAAGGCCAACCCCCACTGACCTGA
- the mgtE gene encoding magnesium transporter — protein sequence MRTDRAEEISGLLERAELSEIIRLIEHLPAKRGAVLFRLLPPERAGVVFDALDPRHQADMVHALGSGSVGEFFEGMGAEDRVMLLDELPGPVAGRLLKELNEKDKENTHAVLGYAKGTVGRVMSPEIPEIYGTMTAHEVRELLREQHDDLETLYTLPVIDRDRQLTGIVKMRRLFLADGDTQIADLLEVTPSAEAGANAEETARWFLPLALLALPVVDSGNRLVGIFTFDEAQHIVESEDSEDSARQGGSESLKQPYLSTPLTKLVRSRIVWLLVLAVSAILTVQVLDIFEAKMEQAVVLSLFIPLLTGTGGNTGNQAATTVTRALALGDVHKADILKVMWREVRVGLLLGAVLGALGFSLATLVYGLDMGMVIGLTLLSICTMSATVGGAMPIIAKTVGADPAVFSNPFISTFCDATGLVIYFLIATSILGL from the coding sequence ATGCGCACAGACCGTGCGGAGGAGATCTCCGGTCTGCTTGAAAGGGCGGAGCTCAGCGAGATCATCCGACTGATCGAGCATTTGCCCGCCAAGCGCGGTGCGGTGCTGTTCCGCCTGCTTCCGCCCGAGCGCGCCGGTGTCGTGTTCGATGCGCTGGACCCGCGCCACCAGGCGGACATGGTGCACGCGCTGGGCAGCGGGAGCGTCGGCGAGTTCTTCGAGGGAATGGGTGCGGAGGACCGCGTCATGCTTCTCGACGAGCTCCCCGGCCCCGTCGCCGGACGCCTGCTCAAAGAGCTGAATGAGAAGGACAAGGAGAACACCCACGCGGTCCTCGGATACGCGAAGGGGACTGTCGGCCGCGTAATGTCCCCGGAGATCCCCGAGATCTACGGAACGATGACAGCGCACGAGGTGCGCGAGCTGCTTCGCGAGCAGCATGATGACCTGGAAACGCTGTACACCCTCCCCGTGATCGACCGCGACCGGCAGCTCACCGGCATCGTGAAGATGCGGCGGTTGTTCCTGGCGGACGGTGACACGCAGATCGCGGACTTGCTCGAAGTGACTCCCTCTGCTGAGGCCGGCGCCAATGCCGAGGAGACCGCCCGCTGGTTCCTGCCGCTGGCGCTGCTCGCGTTGCCGGTGGTGGATTCGGGCAACCGGCTCGTGGGCATCTTCACCTTCGATGAGGCGCAGCACATCGTCGAGAGCGAGGATTCCGAGGACAGCGCACGCCAGGGCGGTTCTGAATCGCTGAAGCAGCCGTACCTGTCCACGCCCCTGACCAAACTGGTGCGCTCCCGCATTGTGTGGCTGCTCGTGTTGGCCGTCTCCGCGATCCTCACCGTGCAGGTCCTCGACATCTTCGAGGCCAAGATGGAGCAGGCGGTGGTTCTCTCCTTGTTCATCCCGCTGCTCACCGGCACGGGAGGAAATACGGGCAACCAAGCCGCGACAACAGTGACGAGGGCATTGGCGCTTGGCGACGTCCACAAAGCAGACATCCTCAAAGTCATGTGGCGCGAAGTCCGGGTGGGGCTCCTGCTCGGCGCCGTGCTGGGCGCCCTCGGGTTCTCCCTGGCCACTCTTGTTTACGGATTGGACATGGGGATGGTGATCGGCCTGACCCTGCTGTCCATTTGCACGATGTCGGCGACGGTGGGCGGCGCGATGCCGATTATTGCGAAGACCGTCGGCGCTGATCCGGCGGTGTTTTCCAACCCCTTCATCTCCACGTTCTGCGATGCCACAGGCTTGGTCATCTACTTCCTCATCGCGACATCGATTCTGGGGCTGTGA
- a CDS encoding ATP-binding cassette domain-containing protein has translation MSSEISFLRDATVGHHGNALLENVDLVLQPGTVTRLIGANGTGKSTLIQSALGLLPLVSGTWTFPHRPGTEGYQRAIGYLPSTVTGYPNLTLDNWFSLIASGYGIPRAEVDTLWDDLGGRGNPSSIIENLSSGNRKKSLFTSAVALQRDAIFLDEPFEEVDLYGQEIMASKIADQVARGAAVLIVSHRSVDHLLRVDTTVEIKNHSLKTAAAPEAHG, from the coding sequence ATGAGCAGCGAGATCAGCTTTCTCCGAGACGCCACCGTGGGCCACCACGGCAACGCACTGCTCGAAAACGTCGATCTAGTACTGCAACCAGGCACCGTCACGCGCCTCATCGGCGCGAACGGCACAGGGAAATCGACGCTCATCCAATCAGCGCTAGGGCTTTTACCCCTAGTTAGCGGTACGTGGACTTTCCCCCATCGACCCGGAACGGAGGGTTACCAGCGCGCCATCGGCTATTTGCCGAGCACGGTTACCGGCTACCCGAACTTGACCTTGGACAACTGGTTTTCCCTCATCGCTTCCGGTTACGGCATCCCGCGTGCGGAGGTGGACACTCTCTGGGATGACCTCGGCGGCCGTGGAAACCCCTCCAGCATCATCGAGAACTTATCGTCCGGGAACCGCAAGAAGAGCCTGTTCACGTCCGCGGTTGCTCTGCAGCGGGACGCAATTTTTCTCGATGAGCCATTTGAGGAGGTGGACCTTTACGGCCAGGAAATCATGGCCTCCAAGATCGCAGACCAGGTCGCCCGCGGTGCGGCCGTTCTCATCGTCTCGCACCGGTCCGTCGACCATCTCCTCCGCGTCGACACGACCGTGGAAATCAAGAACCATTCGCTGAAGACCGCTGCCGCCCCGGAGGCCCATGGCTGA
- a CDS encoding histidinol-phosphate transaminase — translation MIRHDLDAIPAYVPGKTDPHALKLSSNEVAGAPLPAAAEAMAKAAMLGNRYPDMGAVSLRRALARHLGVEDGNVAVGCGSSALCQQLAQATSTVGNNIIFPWRSFEAYPIFCRIAGAEPRPVPLVDGNHDLECMLSLIDASTSLVFLCSPNNPTGAVLSTADFRAFMARVPEHVTVALDEAYFEFNRDPDAVNGQEVWRDYPNLLCLRTFSKAYGLAGVRVGYAFGNAELVAAVNKVGVPFQVSAVAQVGAIASLEHSDELLARVEDTIEVRDEVADKIGAARSQANFVWVPFDDPERAPAIADRLAQHGVLVRAFPEGLRITVTNRDETDELLSAWDALQVAQVSANHARR, via the coding sequence ATGATTCGCCACGACCTCGACGCAATTCCCGCCTACGTTCCTGGCAAGACTGATCCGCATGCTTTGAAGCTGTCCTCGAATGAGGTCGCGGGTGCTCCCCTGCCCGCAGCTGCGGAGGCGATGGCGAAGGCAGCCATGCTGGGCAACCGGTATCCGGATATGGGCGCAGTTTCACTGCGCCGCGCCCTTGCCCGCCACTTGGGTGTCGAAGACGGGAATGTGGCTGTCGGCTGCGGCTCATCCGCGCTGTGCCAGCAACTCGCCCAGGCGACTTCCACCGTCGGGAACAACATCATCTTCCCGTGGCGCAGCTTCGAGGCGTACCCGATCTTCTGCCGCATCGCCGGTGCCGAGCCGCGCCCCGTCCCGCTCGTCGACGGCAACCACGACCTCGAGTGCATGCTTTCGCTTATCGACGCCTCCACCTCCCTGGTGTTCCTCTGCTCCCCCAACAACCCGACCGGCGCCGTCCTTTCCACCGCTGACTTCCGCGCCTTCATGGCCCGGGTTCCGGAGCATGTGACTGTGGCGCTCGATGAGGCTTATTTCGAGTTCAACCGCGACCCGGACGCTGTCAACGGCCAAGAGGTCTGGCGCGATTACCCCAACCTGCTCTGCCTGCGCACGTTCTCCAAGGCTTACGGGCTCGCCGGAGTGCGCGTCGGATACGCCTTCGGCAACGCCGAGCTCGTCGCTGCCGTGAACAAAGTCGGAGTGCCCTTCCAGGTCAGCGCTGTTGCGCAGGTTGGGGCCATCGCCTCCCTCGAGCACTCCGATGAACTGCTTGCGCGCGTGGAGGACACGATCGAGGTCCGCGACGAAGTGGCCGACAAGATCGGGGCGGCGCGCTCGCAGGCCAACTTCGTGTGGGTGCCTTTCGACGACCCCGAGCGCGCCCCTGCGATTGCCGACCGCCTAGCCCAGCACGGCGTTCTCGTCCGCGCATTCCCTGAGGGGCTCCGCATCACAGTCACCAACCGCGACGAAACTGACGAGCTCCTCTCTGCCTGGGATGCTCTGCAGGTCGCACAGGTTTCGGCCAATCATGCTCGTCGGTAA
- a CDS encoding phage holin family protein yields MRFVVDVIMTALALWLVTLVVPGVEVMGGVGAFIWVALVFMFVNAFISPVVNLISLPLKILTLGLFSLLVNTLLFSIVGWISDGLGNGLQIDGFWAAFFGAIVMAIASWIVEGVFKATGLSGDKTKA; encoded by the coding sequence GTGCGTTTTGTCGTCGATGTCATCATGACCGCCCTCGCACTGTGGCTGGTCACTCTCGTCGTTCCCGGTGTTGAAGTCATGGGCGGTGTCGGCGCCTTCATCTGGGTGGCGCTGGTGTTCATGTTCGTCAACGCCTTCATCTCCCCGGTGGTGAACCTGATCAGCCTGCCACTGAAGATCCTCACCCTGGGCCTGTTCTCCCTGCTGGTGAACACCCTGCTGTTCTCCATCGTCGGCTGGATTTCCGACGGCCTGGGCAACGGCCTCCAGATCGACGGCTTCTGGGCGGCATTCTTCGGCGCGATCGTCATGGCGATCGCTTCCTGGATCGTCGAGGGAGTCTTCAAGGCGACCGGCCTGAGCGGCGACAAGACGAAGGCCTAA
- a CDS encoding aminotransferase class V-fold PLP-dependent enzyme codes for MAYDVASVRGLYTSLSDGWTYLNAHDCPQVPERVSAAVARSFRMATAVPAPEVNAGSHSRQALGRPEGETFVASARHAVADLVGASAERVVLGPSLPVLYASLVTGMKPLFRYDSSIVVSALDAPALTAAVRRAPAEVRSAHADLGTGELPAWQYTQLIDGSTRLVTLPAAHSLLGTVTPVSQIVDEVRERSRAWVVVDASSYAPYHSIDFDEWGADVVGLDLGALGGPQIAALVVRDTAMFKRMEALSGDPRVTGADKLLLDVSPGLAGGAAAVVDHVASLVPEQGGRTTRRARLTRSMDQMTAYLDGLRDDLYTFLGTLPAVHILGVTGEAASEASTERLPRLTFGVRGVPAATVYERLFDNGIVTTLTTPEEATPLLTEMGIEEIGGAVTVGLGPFNTEADVEQLIRVVASLA; via the coding sequence GTGGCTTACGATGTGGCCAGCGTGCGCGGGCTGTACACCTCGCTTTCGGATGGCTGGACGTATTTGAACGCGCATGATTGTCCGCAGGTGCCGGAGCGGGTCTCTGCGGCGGTGGCGCGGTCGTTCAGGATGGCCACGGCGGTGCCGGCCCCGGAGGTCAATGCTGGGTCGCATTCGCGTCAGGCGTTGGGGCGCCCGGAGGGGGAGACTTTCGTGGCGTCGGCACGCCATGCGGTCGCGGATCTCGTGGGGGCGTCGGCGGAGCGCGTGGTGCTGGGCCCGAGTCTTCCTGTGCTGTACGCGTCGCTGGTCACTGGCATGAAGCCGCTGTTCCGCTACGATTCGTCGATTGTCGTGAGCGCGCTGGATGCGCCGGCGTTGACGGCGGCTGTGCGCCGTGCCCCGGCGGAGGTCCGTAGCGCGCACGCGGATTTGGGTACGGGCGAGCTTCCTGCATGGCAATATACGCAGCTTATCGACGGCTCCACCCGCCTCGTCACCCTCCCCGCCGCCCATTCCCTCCTCGGAACAGTGACTCCTGTTTCCCAGATCGTCGATGAGGTGAGGGAGCGCTCGCGCGCCTGGGTCGTGGTAGATGCGTCGTCGTACGCGCCGTACCACTCGATTGATTTCGATGAGTGGGGCGCCGATGTTGTCGGCCTCGATCTCGGTGCACTGGGCGGCCCCCAGATCGCGGCGTTGGTGGTCCGCGATACCGCGATGTTCAAGCGCATGGAGGCCCTGTCCGGCGACCCGCGCGTGACGGGTGCGGACAAGCTGCTTCTCGACGTCTCCCCGGGCCTCGCCGGCGGCGCCGCCGCGGTGGTGGACCACGTGGCGAGCCTCGTGCCGGAGCAGGGCGGCCGCACCACGCGCCGGGCCCGACTGACAAGGTCGATGGACCAGATGACCGCCTACCTGGACGGCCTGCGCGACGATTTGTACACCTTCCTGGGTACCCTGCCGGCCGTGCATATCCTCGGCGTGACTGGCGAGGCAGCCTCCGAGGCCAGCACTGAACGGCTTCCGCGGCTCACCTTCGGGGTGCGGGGCGTGCCTGCGGCGACGGTGTACGAGCGGCTTTTCGATAACGGCATCGTCACCACCCTGACCACTCCTGAAGAGGCGACACCGCTGCTCACCGAGATGGGCATCGAGGAAATTGGCGGCGCCGTCACCGTGGGGTTGGGGCCCTTCAACACGGAGGCTGACGTGGAGCAGCTCATCCGCGTCGTGGCGTCACTGGCGTAA
- a CDS encoding ABC transporter permease codes for MTSAAHDHTPASKSTTLSASASDLARGWNQYELWLQLGWQDIKQRYRRSTLGPLWITIATGVMSLALGLLYSMLFQISVREFLPHVTVGFIVWGFISGCIKDGANVFIENEGLIKQLPSALSVHVYRLVWRQLLFFAHNMVIWLILVLMFRIPLGWNLLLFIPALALMVVNGVWVTMLFGIIATRFRDVAPLLEALVQLLFYVTPIVWTTKTLREQGGEVAQRARIAELNPLYHYLEVVRAPLIGEPVAAYHWGIVLVGTVIGLFLAMLAMKQWRFRVPYWV; via the coding sequence ATGACCTCGGCGGCCCACGACCACACCCCCGCCTCCAAATCGACGACCCTCTCGGCGTCCGCCTCCGACCTCGCGCGCGGCTGGAACCAATACGAGCTCTGGCTCCAACTCGGCTGGCAGGACATCAAGCAGCGCTACCGCCGGTCGACGCTCGGACCGCTGTGGATCACCATCGCCACAGGTGTCATGTCCCTCGCCCTGGGCCTGCTGTACTCCATGCTGTTCCAGATCTCCGTGCGCGAATTCCTCCCCCACGTCACCGTGGGCTTCATCGTCTGGGGCTTCATCTCCGGCTGCATCAAGGACGGCGCGAACGTTTTCATCGAGAACGAAGGGCTGATCAAGCAGCTCCCCTCCGCCTTGTCCGTCCATGTGTACCGGCTGGTGTGGCGCCAACTGCTGTTCTTCGCCCACAACATGGTGATCTGGCTGATCCTCGTGCTGATGTTCCGGATTCCTCTCGGGTGGAACCTACTGCTATTCATTCCGGCGCTCGCCCTGATGGTCGTCAACGGCGTGTGGGTGACCATGCTCTTCGGCATCATCGCCACCCGCTTCCGCGACGTCGCTCCCCTGCTCGAAGCTCTGGTGCAGCTGCTCTTCTACGTCACCCCGATCGTCTGGACCACCAAAACCCTGCGCGAACAGGGCGGCGAAGTCGCCCAGCGCGCACGCATCGCCGAGCTCAATCCGCTCTACCACTACCTCGAAGTCGTCCGCGCCCCGCTCATCGGCGAGCCCGTGGCCGCTTACCACTGGGGCATCGTGCTGGTTGGAACTGTCATCGGTCTCTTCCTCGCCATGCTCGCCATGAAGCAGTGGCGCTTCCGCGTCCCCTACTGGGTTTAA
- a CDS encoding ABC transporter ATP-binding protein, whose translation MVSIDTYNACVDFPIFDAKSRSLKKAVMSSAGGAIGKNDSNTVVVEALKDINLHLREGDRVGLVGHNGAGKSTLLRLLSGIYEPTRGVADVRGRVAPVFDLGVGMDPEISGYENIIIRGLFLGQTRKQMKDKMDEIAEFSELGDYLSMPLRTYSTGMRVRLALGVVTSIEPEILLLDEGIGAVDAAFMAKARIRLAELVKRSGILVFASHSNDFLAQLCNTALWVDKGEIKQAGLVDEVVEAYEGPEAGDYVRDLLTRFDEEESAPDTGELG comes from the coding sequence ATGGTTTCCATTGACACCTACAACGCCTGCGTCGACTTCCCCATCTTCGACGCCAAGTCCCGCTCCCTGAAGAAAGCGGTGATGAGTTCCGCCGGCGGCGCCATCGGCAAAAACGATTCCAACACTGTCGTTGTGGAAGCGCTGAAGGACATCAACCTGCACCTGCGCGAAGGCGACCGCGTTGGGCTGGTCGGCCACAACGGTGCTGGCAAATCCACGCTGCTCCGCCTGCTCAGTGGAATTTACGAGCCCACCCGCGGCGTCGCCGATGTCCGCGGCCGCGTCGCCCCGGTGTTCGACCTCGGCGTCGGCATGGACCCGGAGATCTCCGGCTACGAGAACATCATCATCCGCGGACTCTTCCTCGGCCAGACCCGCAAACAGATGAAGGACAAGATGGACGAGATCGCCGAGTTCTCCGAGCTCGGCGACTACCTCTCCATGCCCCTGCGCACCTACTCCACCGGCATGCGCGTCCGCCTCGCCCTCGGCGTGGTCACCTCCATCGAGCCCGAGATCCTCCTCCTCGACGAAGGCATCGGTGCCGTCGACGCCGCTTTCATGGCCAAAGCCCGCATCCGCCTCGCCGAGCTGGTCAAACGATCCGGCATCCTCGTATTTGCCAGCCACTCAAACGATTTTTTGGCCCAGCTCTGCAACACCGCCCTCTGGGTGGACAAGGGCGAGATCAAGCAAGCCGGTCTCGTCGACGAGGTGGTCGAAGCCTATGAAGGACCCGAAGCCGGTGACTATGTCCGCGACCTTCTCACCCGCTTCGACGAGGAGGAGAGCGCCCCGGACACCGGCGAGCTCGGCTGA
- a CDS encoding glycosyltransferase, giving the protein MNSPAFVPRGSSSSDAAVTLNPQGTTTAAVIVTHKRVELLQHSLKQVVSQSHPVDWVIVVDNGCESEVQDLVTELAGEKAVYLPSRTNLGGAGGFAYGFLHALALGADAIWCADDDGRPADKNVLETLYTVAQREGLAEVSPVVCNIDDPNRLAFPLRQGLTWHRRRDELEGEFLPQYASLFNGALISARAMERIGVPDYRLFIRGDEVEYHRRLAQSGMRYGTALTTAYLHPDGSAEFYPIMGGRAHAQWPDNDTKRYFTYRNRGYIINQRGMQKMKLQELVRFGWFFLIQRRNPREFKEWLNLLRMGANENFERPKRSGSQT; this is encoded by the coding sequence ATGAATTCCCCCGCTTTCGTTCCCCGTGGCAGTTCCAGTTCTGATGCCGCCGTAACGCTGAATCCGCAGGGCACGACGACGGCCGCGGTGATCGTGACGCATAAGCGGGTGGAGCTGCTCCAGCACTCGTTGAAGCAGGTTGTTTCGCAGTCGCACCCGGTGGATTGGGTGATCGTGGTGGATAACGGCTGCGAATCTGAAGTACAGGACCTGGTCACCGAACTAGCAGGCGAAAAAGCCGTCTACCTCCCTTCCCGGACGAATCTCGGCGGCGCGGGCGGTTTCGCCTACGGGTTCCTGCATGCGCTCGCGTTGGGCGCGGACGCGATCTGGTGCGCGGATGACGACGGCCGCCCCGCAGACAAGAACGTTCTGGAAACGCTCTACACAGTCGCGCAACGGGAAGGCCTCGCGGAGGTCTCCCCGGTGGTGTGCAATATCGACGACCCGAACCGGCTCGCGTTCCCACTGCGGCAGGGACTGACGTGGCACCGGCGCCGCGACGAGTTGGAGGGGGAATTCCTGCCGCAGTACGCGAGCCTGTTCAACGGCGCGTTGATCAGCGCGAGGGCGATGGAGCGCATCGGCGTGCCGGATTACCGCCTGTTCATCCGCGGTGACGAAGTGGAGTACCACCGCAGGCTGGCCCAGTCGGGCATGAGGTACGGCACGGCGTTGACGACGGCGTACCTGCACCCGGATGGCTCGGCGGAGTTCTACCCGATCATGGGAGGCCGCGCGCACGCGCAATGGCCGGACAACGACACGAAGCGGTATTTCACGTACCGCAACCGCGGGTACATCATCAATCAGCGCGGGATGCAGAAGATGAAGCTGCAGGAACTGGTGCGCTTCGGCTGGTTCTTCCTTATCCAGCGCCGCAACCCGCGCGAGTTCAAGGAGTGGTTGAATCTGCTGCGCATGGGTGCAAACGAGAACTTCGAGCGCCCTAAGCGCAGCGGCTCACAGACCTAG
- a CDS encoding GtrA family protein — protein MSTKVEATRPTSAKKQLVRFLAVGVFCAILDFGLTYTLTHVVGYDRLVAKVFGWCLGTLVAYLLNSKFTFQAKITGKRALAVFILYASTLGVQWMLFAVTNAPLRSLGLVDPWKDAVSFVIAQGVATVTNFVLQRVLIFREPARVVIDEPPR, from the coding sequence GTGTCAACCAAGGTAGAAGCGACTCGGCCCACAAGCGCGAAGAAACAGCTGGTCCGGTTCCTCGCAGTCGGCGTCTTCTGCGCCATCCTCGACTTCGGGCTGACGTACACCCTCACCCACGTCGTCGGATACGACCGCCTCGTGGCGAAAGTTTTCGGCTGGTGCCTCGGCACCCTCGTCGCCTACCTGCTGAACTCCAAGTTCACTTTCCAAGCGAAAATCACTGGCAAACGCGCGCTTGCCGTGTTCATCCTCTACGCGTCTACCCTCGGTGTGCAGTGGATGCTCTTCGCCGTCACCAACGCCCCGCTGCGCAGCCTCGGCCTCGTCGATCCGTGGAAAGACGCAGTATCCTTCGTGATCGCACAGGGCGTGGCCACCGTGACAAACTTCGTGCTGCAGCGCGTGCTCATCTTCCGCGAACCCGCCCGCGTCGTCATCGACGAGCCGCCGCGCTAG